The window GCCACTCTCTTTCAAAAACATCAGGGTACGATCTTCAAGGCTCCCTTCCATCAGGATCTGAAACACTTCCTGATTGTAGGTTCGATCCGACTCTGTGAGACGTTTTCTTTTCCGCGGCGAGACATTACCGATTATCTCACCACCACCAATTGTTGCCACAGGTGAGTAGCTTCTCACTACGAAGTGATCACCACTCCACACAGCAATAGGTTTTTCCAGCAGAATCTGCACCCCAACCTCCTGGCCCGGCTCTAACTCATCACGATCAAGCAACGAAATACGACCTAAAATCTCGGCAGTCCCAAGGTGTATGCGAACCCTGCTACGATGCTTCAACGCTTTTTCATTAGATCCAAGATACAGAAATCTGCAATCGAGCATGTAGTTTTCCTGCAAGGAGCCTGGCGTGGCGATCACCATACCGCGCTCCACCGTGGCCGTATCGACACCCTGCAGATTAATGGCGGTCCGGTGACCGGCCTCGACGGTTTCCACCGCCGCTGAATGCACCTGGATACCACGCACCTTCGCGACCTGATCTGTCGGATAAATGCGCAGATCTTCACCTACACTCACCCGGCCGGAGATGGATGTACCGGTGACTACGGCACCAAACCCTTTCATGGCAAAAATTCTATCCACCGGCAAACGAAACGGACCGAAGACTTCTTTGAACTGGTGCTGACGAACAAACTCATCCAGGGTGTTCAGTACAATGTCTATGCCTTCCCCGGTTATAGAGGAAACGGGTATAATTGGGGCTTCCTCTAAAAAGGAGTCCTCGCAGAACTCCCTGATCTCCTCTTCAACCATTTCCAGCCAGTCTTCATCCACCATATCCTTCTTGGTGAGGATGATCATGCCCTGCTTTACACCGAGAAGACGGCAAATTTCGAAATGCTCAACGGTTTGCGGCATGATGCCTTCATCCGCAGCAATAATGAATGCTACAAGGTCCATACCGGTCGCCCCGGCGACCATATTTTTCACAAATTTCTCATGCCCCGGAACGTCAACAATACCAAGCCTGTGACCGCATGGCAGATCGAGGTGAGCAAAACCAAGCTCAATTGTGATTCCTCTTTTCTTCTCCTCTTTAAGACGATCTGTCTCAATTCCAGTCAGGGCACGAATAAGGCTGGTTTTGCCATGATCGACATGGCCGGCTGTTCCAAGTACAATTTCACGCATGGGGCAGTATCAGGGGCTTTTATTGTTATTTTACGGGTTAAAGAAATGGGTTTCCGTTTTTTTCCTGGCCAATAGTGGATTGACTGCCACCATAGCCATGTCCCGGCCACACAACAGTGTCTTCAGGCAGTACCAGTAACCGCTTGCGAATGGATTCGATAAGTTCCTTATGAGAACCGCCAGGGAAGTCTGTTCTGCCAAGTCCCCCGACAAACAAGGTGTCACCAGTAATAAGATTATCACCGTTCAGTAAACACATTCCACCTGGTGTATGCCCGGGCGTGTGAATGACCTGCATCTCCTCATCACCGATGGTAATCATATCTCCGTCTTCAACTTCAACATCAGCAGGAGGCGAGGCTTCGAGCCCTAACATAGAGAAATAACCTGCCACTTCGGCTTTACCGAAAAACTCCGAATCCGCTTTGTGCATCACAATTTCAGCACCTGTTGCTTCTTTCAGGGCTCTGTTGCCACAAACATGATCGGGGTGGCCATGGGTAGCAATAATATATTGCAGAGACAACCCAGTCGCTTTGAGCTCGGCAAGAATCTGATCAACATCACCACCCGGGTCTATGACTGCAGCTTTTTTCGTTGCCGGGCAAGCAGCGATATAACAGCATACCCCCATCGAACCAACAATAATTTGCTGTATTTGAAGCACGCTCACTAACCTCTTAATAGTAATTTATAGCTTCGGGGGTATTATGACCACACTGCTCATAACAACCCCGTTTCAATACTGACCTCAGGAACCGCAGTCGCAACCGCAACCAGCCATAGGTAAAATGACAGGTGCTGCCACCGGTGGTAAACGTAGCTCAACGGCATCAACAACCTTGCCGAATGCGACAATCGCAGGGCTATCACCTTCAGAAGAGAGGTATGGTGTACCATCATCACCTGCCATAACCACTTTGGGATCCATTGGGACCCTGCCAAGAAATGGCAGCTCAAATTCGCGGGCAATTTCCTCGCCACCACCTGATTTGAAAATATCCACGGTCTCATTACAGTGCGGACAGACAAAACCGGACATATTTTCCACCACACCGGCAACATCAAGATTTACCACTTTACAGAAATTAATAGATTTACGAACATCTGCAAGAGCTACTTTCTGAGGGGTGGTTACAACCACAGCTTTCAGATTTGGAATAGTCTGGGCAACTGAAAGTGGCTCATCGCCGGTTCCTGGAGGTGCATCAATAACAAGATAGTCCAGCTCACCCCAATCCATATCAGAGATAAATTGTCTGATCGCCTGGATTTTGATGGGACCCCGCCAGATGATTGCCTCATCTCTGTCCTTCATCATGTACTCTAATGAAACCACCTTGAGGTTGTCGTTATAATTGAGCGGTGGCACCAGATCGTTCTTTGATTTCGGAGGTTGAAGGTTTCCTTTGAGATCGAGCATCCGCACCACATCCGGACCGTGCAGATCCACATCCATCAAGCCAACCTTGTGACCTCGGTTCGCTAAAGCCAGGGCAAGGTTGACCGAAACGGTGGATTTACCCACCCCGCCCTTACCACTCATAACCAGTATCTTATTCTTGATCTTACCAAGTGATGTGGTGATGGCATTCTCCTGCTGGGCCATTGCCGCCTGCTGTGATTCTTTACTACTGCCACAACCTGCGGTGCTGCTGGAACAGGAACTACTTCCACATGAATCTGACATTATACGACCTCCAGGTATTCCAGGCCAACGTGAACATGCTTAAAAATACTCTATGCTGTTCTGGTGGGTTCTACATGGAAATCACGTTGTAGCCCCTCTTGCAAAACAACCGGAATAGCTCAATGTTCAAACAGGTCTGGAGAAATAAATGATATGTGTTTCAGGGCCATAGCCCATGTTCTACAGGGCCGGTTTGCACGGCCCACTCTACAGTAATGCTGTTGTCCGGAAATGCAAATGAAATCCTCCTGATCCGGGATCTATTTTTCGACACTCCTAACATTTCTCAATCAAGCCCGGGACCTTTTCTGCGCTTTTTGTTGCGCAATTCTGGCTGAGTCCGTATTATGAGAGATTGACTTTAACCTAAATAACCTTGAAATTTTTCCTTTATTTCAAAAATCTGGCAGGAATAGCTATGCTAAGCTGGTTTAAAAAGAAATTCACTAAACAAGAAGCTAAAAAACCAAGTGAGGATCAGAAAATCCCGGTCGCGCCACGCGAAATGGGAGAAACTACTCCTCAATTGGACGAAGATACCATAACCCAGGTTGAAGAATCAGTCTCTACTGCCGAACACGTAGAGGTAGAGGAACCTATCGATAGTTCTGCTGATTCCGATACAGATCTCGTTGAACGCAAAATCACATCGCAAGATGAGCTGGAGACATCAGACAACCAGACTATTGAACTTAAAGATTCTATTGAACAGCCTACAGAGCCTGAAAGCAGCGAAATCGCAGCTTCAGAAACTCCTGCAGAAGCTGAGATTGTGGACCAACCTGATGAGCTCCCAGTTAGCACAGAACAGGCTCAGGAAATTGAGCGTGATCTGCCAGAGCCCGAGACTGAGGTCAAATCACCGCTTGAAGTACTCGGAGAACCTGCAACCAAGCCAAAAGAGAAAGGCTTCTTCTCAAAACTTTCTGATCGTCTCACCAGGACCCGCGAGAACTTCACCTATCAACTTGATTCCCTCTTTCTTGGCAAGAAGCTGATCGATGCTGATCTTCTCGATGACCTCGAGGAACTACTCATCACCGCAGACCTTGGTGTTTCAACTACCCAGGAGATTCTTGATTATGCCAGAAAAAAGGTAAAAAGAGACGCTCTCTCGGACCCTGCAGCCCTTAAAGATATCATCAAAGAGAAATTAAAGTCATTTATCGTCGATTATCAATCTGATGCCGCACTGGTTATGCCGGACAAGGGGCCTTTTGTCATTATGGTAGTTGGGGTCAACGGTGTAGGCAAAACCACCACCATTGGTAAAATCGCTCACAAATTCAAGCAATCCAAGCAGTCAGTACTGCTCGTCGCAGCCGATACCTTCCGTGCTGCAGCCAGCTCTCAGTTAAAAATATGGGGAGAGCGGAACAACGTACCTGTTATCGCCCAGCACGAAGGTGCGGATCCTTCATCTGTAGTATATGACGGTATCGCTCACGCAACAGCCAAGGGATATGACGTTGTTCTGGTTGATACCGCCGGCAGATTGCATACCCAGACTAACCTGATGGAAGAGCTTAAGAAAATCAAAAGGGTCATGGCTAAGCAGCTCAAAGGTGCGCCACACGAAGTTATGCTGGTAGTTGATGCCACCACCGGCCAGAACGGTATCTCCCAGGCAAAGCTTTTCGACGCCGCAGTAGATCTGACAGGGATAACACTGACTAAACTGGACGGTACCGCTAAAGGCGGTATTGTGGCTAATATCTGTAAAGAACTAAAAACTCCTATCCGTTTTATCGGTGTTGGCGAACAACTTGAGGATCTCAGGGATTTTGATCCTGATGAATTCATCGAGGCCCTCTTCGCCGGCAAGGAAGTTTCATAAAGCTAAGGAAAACCAACAATGCAATATCAACGTCGGCAGCAACCTGGATGCGGTGGCTGCCTGCTCATTATACTGCTCATAGTCTTCGTCACAGGGGGGGCTCCTGCACTCATCAACTTTATGGGCGCCCTGTTTTTCTCAGGCATAGCTGGTGTCTTAATTTTTCTCGCTCTTTTCTGGGGCTTTTCATTCTGGGTAAAAAGAAAGGTTGCCACCTACGAGCAATCCCAGACCGAGAGCCATAACCGCTTCGTCTGGCTGCTTGTTCACATTCTGGTACACATCGCCCGCATAGACGGCCAGATTACTCGCGATGAAGTTCAGACCATTCAAAGATTCTTCCAGCATAATCTGCGCTATAACCAGACGAAGATGCTCTGGCTGAAAGAGCTAATTAAACAGGCGACAGCCTCTGAAGTCTCTCTGCAGACACTGTTGCAGGAATTTAAGAGCAACTTCGCCTATGAGCCCCGGCTTATACTGCTGGAGCTTGTCTATCAAGTGCTCTACACCAAATCCACTGTACCTGAGAGTGAACTCAAAATCGCCCGGGACATTGCAGCATTTCTTGATATTTCAGTATATGACCAGCGTACCATAGAGGCTAAATATAAGTATCGAAGCCACCAGCAAACTGCCAGAACCATAGACAGAGCTGCCCAATACTATGCCGTTCTGGGTCTTGAACCTGAGGCATCTGAGGATGAAATCAAAAAAGCCTACAGAAAACTCAGTATGAAATATCACCCTGATAAGGTTCGCCACCTTGGTGATGAATTCAGAAATGTTGCGGAAGAGAAAATGAAAGAGATCAATGCCGCCTATGATTTCTTTAAAAAGCAGTAAAGTAGTCACAGGCAAACGTAGCACCCCGAGATAAAACGATTTGAAAATCCCGGTACTTCCCTTACAGGTGCTACCGGTTTTTTTAGAATTTCACTGTAAGGAGAATACGAAATGTCCATTTCTTTGAAAATGAAGGGATTTGCCGAAAAATCCTCGTGGATCAGAAAGATGTTTGAAGAAGGCGCACGACTCAAAGCTGAATTCGGTGCTGAAAACGTTTTCGATTTCAGTTTGGGAAATCCTGATGCTCCACCACCCGCAGAGTTTTACGACGTTATTCAGCGAAGAGCAGCGGACACCAGCCCCGGCGTTCACTCTTATATGCCCAACAACGGCTATCCCTTTGTACGGGAAGCTATCGCTGCCAAGATGAGTAAAGAGCAGCAGGTCACCATTGACCCTGCCGATATGCTTATGACCTGTGGTGCCGCTGGTGGCTTGAACGTGGTTATAAAGGCTCTGCTGAACCCCGGCGAAGAGGTGATCATCCTGGCACCATTTTTTGTCGAATACCATTTCTATGTCGACAACCATGGTGGGGTTACCAAAATCGTAGAAACCGATGAGGAATTCAACCTCGACCTGAAGGCGATCGAAGAAGCTATTACCGAAAAGACCAAAGCGATTATCATCAACTCGCCAAATAATCCCACCGGCCAGGTTTATTCACAGGAAGCACTTAAAGAACTGGGTCTGCTGCTGGATCAAGCCGGCAAAAAATTCGGCACCACCATTTATATGCTTTCTGATGAGCCATATCGCAAAATCATTTTCGATGGTTTCAGCGTACCTTCCATTTTTGCCGCCTACCGCAACAGCATAATCGTTTCCAGCTACTCTAAAGACCTGTCACTGCCGGGTGAACGAATCGGCTACCTCGCTGTCCACCCTGAGGCAGAAGAAAAAGCATTGCTGGTAGGTGCCCTGAACCTTGCGAATAGAATCCTCGGCTTCGTCAACGCCCCGGCCCTGATGCAACGGGTTGTAGCTGAACTCCAGGAGGCGTCAGTCGATAACTCCATCTACTCAAGAAGACGCGACTTGTTCTGCAAGATACTCGATGATGCCGGCTTCGAGTACCTCCCGCCAAAAGGCGCCTTCTATATATTCCCCAAGACTCCGATTGAGGACGACGCAAAATTTTGTGCGATCCTGCAGGAGGAGAAGATTCTGGCAGTTCCTGGAAGAGGTTTCGGTAAACCAGGCTTTATGCGTCTCGCATTCTGCGTTCCGGATGAGGTGATTGCCAATTCAGCCGAAGCATTCAAGCGAGCCATGGCTAAAGCTCAATCTCTGTAATTCGTAAATAGAGTTACCTGAAAAAAAAGAGAACACCCCAATGGCTGATGCCATTGGGGTGTTTTGGGTAACAGACATAATCCTTGCAGTTTTCACTGAATATCGTCTAAAAACCGCAGATACTCCCTATTCGCCAGCAACAACTCTCTGCCGGCCTCAATTGCTCCATCAACCTGTTTACCCGTTAAAGAAAAGGTAGTCGGTATCTGATTGAGAAAAAAGCGCTGCTCCTCATCCGTAACCTGATTAAAATCCAGCTCGACAAAGTAGTGTTCCACCTCCCGAGTCTCGTCCGAAAGCTCTTGCGCCCAATCCTGCAGCGCAGTGTTCAACAAATCCATAGTTGCTGCATTATAGCGGTGTAACTGAATATCTGTAACAGCACCCATAAATTGCTCAACTCCAGGAGGACTTTTGCTCTGTTCTAATTCGTACTGGGGTCTGGTAGAGGCATTGACCGATATAACAAGAAGTTTTGAGGCAACTGGAGCCCCTCTTATTTCGCCGAACAACTCGCGGATTCCTCCGGCAGCATCGACGGTTTCATACAGCGCCAGCAGACCAAGGTTATCAGTTATTCCACCATCCACCAAATGTATGTAGGGACGTTGCTTTTTATCAGCATAGCTTGACAGGCCGTCAAGTAAATGCCTGGTCTGATGACTCTGCCCTGTGTGATCAGCAACTGCCTGGATGAAGGGTGATGGTGGCGGACAATCCTGATAATTTTTCAGAACTACCGGATTAAAAAGTACAGGAACCGCACTTGAAGCAGTTACGGCTCTGGCAACCGGATAGGAACTGATATCAGAGCAAAGCAGCGAAAAATAGTTTTGGGTGAACGCAAAACGAATGCCAGCGCCGAGGTCCGAGGCATTTATGATGATAAAGGGGCCGTCAGCACGATTTAAATCCGCAAAGGTCGCTCCATCAAAAAGCACCTTTTCGTAATAACTAATCGCTGTCTCAGTACGACCATGCTCGGAGAACCAGCTCCTTGGACTTAAAATCCTTGATAGGAGTTCGGAAGCAACATCTCTGCGTAAAAATCGTTTCTCGTAATCGGAAAAAACCCGATCCCCATGGAGACCGAAGTAGGCCGCGGTAAAGCTGCCGCCTGAAACAGATGTTATCACATCCACCTCATCCAGTAAGCGGCCTGCCCTGCCCTCTATCATCAGGTCAGTGTCACGTAATGCCTCCAGGACACCATAGGACATTGCTGCAGCACGGCTGCCACCTCCTGAAAAAGCCAGAATGACAGCGAAATCATCCTGCGTCGAATTATTCCCTATCCGTCCAAAACCATACGACTCTTTCTCCCCGTATGTCGGCAACCCGGCAATATTACTTATTTTACCTTGAGTTGCGCATCCGGAGAGAAACAATAGAACAACCAGCAGCCAATAGTGCATGAGCTGATACCTGTTGAGTCCATTGATGGCAAGGTTCGATATCACAAAAGTGATTATTTTTTCTTACCACCTGATTTTTCTTTAAAAATCAGCTGAATGGGAACCTTGTCCAGGCCAAGTCCGTCACGAAACTTGTTGGAAAGATATCGCTGGTACGAGAAATGCACACCTTTGGCGCTATTGCTCATAACGACAAATTTTGGCGGTCTGGTGCCAACCTGTGAGGTGTAGAAGAATTTGAGGCGCTTATTTTTGTAAATAGGCGGCGTATGTGCTTCCGTGGCTTCCTGCAATAACTTGTTCAGGGCAGCGGTTGGGAATTTTGCCTTGTATTGACGGTACACAGCACCAATCACCGGAAAGAGACGCTTCACGCCAAAGCCGGTCATGGCGGATACCTTCAAAAGCGGGGCAAATCCCACGAAAGGTAATTGTCTGCCGATCTCTGCCAAGAGGTGATCCTGACGCTTCTTGTCATCCTTGATCAGATCCCATTTATTAACGAGAATAATGAGACCCCGGCCATGATCGAGCGCATAACCGATAACCTTGGTATCCTGCTCGGTGATTCCTTCATCGGCATCAATCAGGATAACCGCTACGTCACATTTTTCCAGTGAAGCCAGCGATTTGAGAATACTGAATTTCTCAAGCTTATCCTTGGTCTTGCCTTTCCGGCGGATTCCTGCGGTGTCGATCAGCAAATAGCTGAATTTACCGTGGGTAAGTATGGTATCGACAGAATCACGGGTGGTGCCGGAAATCTCTGAAACCACCATTCGCTCCTCACCGACAATCCGATTGATCATCGATGATTTGCCTACGTTGGGGCGACCAAAAAACGCGACCTTGATAGTATCATCCGGTAGTTCCGGCCCACTATCACCTTCGTCGATGGTCTTAACCAGACCATCCATCAGGTCGTTAAAACCATAGGCATGCTCTGCAGATAACGGCCAGATCATCTCTATACCCAACTCATAGAATTGAGAGAGAATCTCCATTTCCTGCTTGGGAGTATCGATCTTATTGACTACGTGGTAGATCGGCTTGTCGATTCTACGCAGCAGTTCAACAACTTCGTAATCCGCAGGGGTAAGGCCTTGTTTACCATCCATGAGAAAGATTATGATATCAGCTTCCTCAATGGCAGCCAGCGCTTGCTCGCGGATATGGTTTACCAGCAAGTCTTCGGGGTTGTCATCGATACCACCGGTATCGACGAGAATAAATGTTCGATCTCCCCAGACTACCCGTTCATAGTGGCGGTCACGGGTAACACCCGGTGTGGGATCGACGATTGCATTGCGAGATTTGGTAACCCTGTTGAACATGGTCGATTTACCCACATTCGGGCGACCTATCAGGGCTATGATTGGACATGTTGGATTTGCCATAATTTATATTCCTTTGTTGAAGCAAAGGGTGGTTGTAACCGATAGTAAGAAACTTTGCATCCTTTTCCCGCAAAATCAGGCAAAACAGGCCAGAATCAACGACAGGCCACAACTCTTGCCATTTTCTTTTCTGCCATACAACCAGTTAAGGCTTTTGTTTTTTAATTACCCGTGAAATCAGTCGTGGTATTGAAATAATTTCTAAGAATCCAGCCATAAACAGGCGACACTAAAACATCAATAAGGAATAATCACTGTTCAGAGAGAATATCACGTGCCTTCTTGAGCACCCCGGCAAGAACTGTACACACTGGTGTATCAGAAACAGCCATCTGCTCAGCAACCAGTATTGTCAGAGATCGTACTGCAGGCTCAATATAATCCTTAAAAAACAGCTTGCCACGCACATTACTTAAGAATGCAAATGCACCTATAATCTGAAGGTTGCGCTGTATAGCAAGTAACAAATATTGCCGATAAAATTCATCTTTGCTAATTCCACTCATTCCACTGAGCTGGAGATGGTAATAGTCAAACAATTCTCTCTGGAACCAATTCGGCAGGTCAACATAGGGATCGATCAACAATGATGCAAGATCATAACCTAACGGCCCGAACCTACCTCCCTGGTAATCGATTATGCGCGCATCACCGTTGGTTATCATCACATTTCTTGACTGGAAATCCCGGTGCAACAAATAGTCTATCGGAATTCCTGAGACGTGTTCTGCAAGCATCCCAAATTCATCAATAAGACCATCGGGCACTTCCTGTTTCAATAAGCCCTGCCAGAACGCACGAAGAAAATAACCTGACTCCCGCTCGAGCATAAGCTCACGGTCATATCTTGGCGTATCCCAACACCAATCCTGGCAAAAGCCGCGAACGCCATCACACTGCAGGGTAAGAAGCTGATCTATGGTTTTCCGGTAGTACTCACGGGCAGCAACCGCATCCTGATCGTTGTTAAGATCCAGCCGTATTATCAGGCTTTGGAGATGCACATCCCCCAAATCTTCATAAACCAGCAGGTAATGCCGGGGATCAAAGCCACAGATTTCCGGTACGGAAACCCCAACCTGCTGCAGATGAGAACCAATCTTCCAGCTCGAAACCGCCTCGGCACATTCTTTCTCACCAGCATCTTTTGCCGGTGCAACAGCGACATATCGATGTCCTGCACCAGACTCGACCCTCCAGAACCTGCGGATCGAGCCGTCACTGCTCATCGCCTTGACACGGACTTCAGCCTTACTGGTTCCCTGCTTTTCTAAAAGCAGGTTTTCGATAGCTTCGTGCATTTTATCAGAATATTTCAATATCGAACCTGCCTCTGGTCATCCCTTTCACTCATCTTACATGTTGCTGCCAACTTATAAGCCATCCGGACTAATCGATATAAGCTCATTGTCGGCGATGTGTCCAATGGGTAACTCCACCCCGTCCCAGACAACTGTACGAGACAGCTTCACATCCTGAATCTTCGATGCACCAAGTGCACACCAGTCCGCAAGCTTATTTTCTCCAACGACAGTCAGCTTGTCACTCACCAGAAAAGCATTGTCATCCTGATATTCAAAGTCCTGCCATCGGGGAATCTTGCCGGTCAGTAATCCTTCATGCAGTTCCAGATAATCGTCAGGGGTTCCCATATCAGTCCAGAAACAGTCATCGGCTCGGAATACGCCAAGCTGAACCCGTTCTTCAAGCAGTTTCCGATAATGACCGATTATGCAACTGTTCGCACCATCAGGCAGCGATTCGAGAATAGACGGATCCAACACCTGCAGACCGGTAAACGCCAGTTTTCTACCCGCTGCATCGGCTGCAAAGCTTTTAACACGACCACCTGCGACAGTAACCTTATTGAACCTGCTGCAATTATGCATGGCCATGGTCACTGCACAATCATTGCCAGCGTGTTCCTTCATCACCTGACGATAGTCGATAGTGTGATAGATATCACCATTGGTAACCAGAAGGGGCTCATCAGCCATATGTTTCAGTGCGTAGCGCAAGCCACCGCCAGTTCCGAGAATGGTCTCTTCCGATTGAACCACAACCCCTTCAAAACCGGCCAACGCAGACTCAATCTGATTTCGCAGATGATGGCAATTAACAATAATTCGGGAAAAACCAAACCGCTGCAATCGCCTGATTGTGAGTAAC of the Desulfosediminicola ganghwensis genome contains:
- a CDS encoding patatin-like phospholipase family protein, whose amino-acid sequence is MHYWLLVVLLFLSGCATQGKISNIAGLPTYGEKESYGFGRIGNNSTQDDFAVILAFSGGGSRAAAMSYGVLEALRDTDLMIEGRAGRLLDEVDVITSVSGGSFTAAYFGLHGDRVFSDYEKRFLRRDVASELLSRILSPRSWFSEHGRTETAISYYEKVLFDGATFADLNRADGPFIIINASDLGAGIRFAFTQNYFSLLCSDISSYPVARAVTASSAVPVLFNPVVLKNYQDCPPPSPFIQAVADHTGQSHQTRHLLDGLSSYADKKQRPYIHLVDGGITDNLGLLALYETVDAAGGIRELFGEIRGAPVASKLLVISVNASTRPQYELEQSKSPPGVEQFMGAVTDIQLHRYNAATMDLLNTALQDWAQELSDETREVEHYFVELDFNQVTDEEQRFFLNQIPTTFSLTGKQVDGAIEAGRELLLANREYLRFLDDIQ
- a CDS encoding Mrp/NBP35 family ATP-binding protein, producing MSDSCGSSSCSSSTAGCGSSKESQQAAMAQQENAITTSLGKIKNKILVMSGKGGVGKSTVSVNLALALANRGHKVGLMDVDLHGPDVVRMLDLKGNLQPPKSKNDLVPPLNYNDNLKVVSLEYMMKDRDEAIIWRGPIKIQAIRQFISDMDWGELDYLVIDAPPGTGDEPLSVAQTIPNLKAVVVTTPQKVALADVRKSINFCKVVNLDVAGVVENMSGFVCPHCNETVDIFKSGGGEEIAREFELPFLGRVPMDPKVVMAGDDGTPYLSSEGDSPAIVAFGKVVDAVELRLPPVAAPVILPMAGCGCDCGS
- the selB gene encoding selenocysteine-specific translation elongation factor; the protein is MREIVLGTAGHVDHGKTSLIRALTGIETDRLKEEKKRGITIELGFAHLDLPCGHRLGIVDVPGHEKFVKNMVAGATGMDLVAFIIAADEGIMPQTVEHFEICRLLGVKQGMIILTKKDMVDEDWLEMVEEEIREFCEDSFLEEAPIIPVSSITGEGIDIVLNTLDEFVRQHQFKEVFGPFRLPVDRIFAMKGFGAVVTGTSISGRVSVGEDLRIYPTDQVAKVRGIQVHSAAVETVEAGHRTAINLQGVDTATVERGMVIATPGSLQENYMLDCRFLYLGSNEKALKHRSRVRIHLGTAEILGRISLLDRDELEPGQEVGVQILLEKPIAVWSGDHFVVRSYSPVATIGGGEIIGNVSPRKRKRLTESDRTYNQEVFQILMEGSLEDRTLMFLKESGAHGLTFDDLAIRLGLFGKHLKKALNDPISTKKMVVVDSASQRYVDVEIAEKTKLEILESLKKYHASHPLQVGLVREELRLSLGKSIDQKVFTYCLNELLRKNEVVQEESMLHLAGHEVALKADEEELQQELLAWYVTSGLSTPTVRDTMEKFSEYSEKMVKQVLDVLLREGKLVKISETLYYDKGLIDKLVAQVTEVMKKEGEIDAPGFKNLTGLTRKFSIPILEYLDRIKLTIRVGDKRILRKKA
- a CDS encoding MBL fold metallo-hydrolase; amino-acid sequence: MLQIQQIIVGSMGVCCYIAACPATKKAAVIDPGGDVDQILAELKATGLSLQYIIATHGHPDHVCGNRALKEATGAEIVMHKADSEFFGKAEVAGYFSMLGLEASPPADVEVEDGDMITIGDEEMQVIHTPGHTPGGMCLLNGDNLITGDTLFVGGLGRTDFPGGSHKELIESIRKRLLVLPEDTVVWPGHGYGGSQSTIGQEKNGNPFL
- the der gene encoding ribosome biogenesis GTPase Der; the encoded protein is MANPTCPIIALIGRPNVGKSTMFNRVTKSRNAIVDPTPGVTRDRHYERVVWGDRTFILVDTGGIDDNPEDLLVNHIREQALAAIEEADIIIFLMDGKQGLTPADYEVVELLRRIDKPIYHVVNKIDTPKQEMEILSQFYELGIEMIWPLSAEHAYGFNDLMDGLVKTIDEGDSGPELPDDTIKVAFFGRPNVGKSSMINRIVGEERMVVSEISGTTRDSVDTILTHGKFSYLLIDTAGIRRKGKTKDKLEKFSILKSLASLEKCDVAVILIDADEGITEQDTKVIGYALDHGRGLIILVNKWDLIKDDKKRQDHLLAEIGRQLPFVGFAPLLKVSAMTGFGVKRLFPVIGAVYRQYKAKFPTAALNKLLQEATEAHTPPIYKNKRLKFFYTSQVGTRPPKFVVMSNSAKGVHFSYQRYLSNKFRDGLGLDKVPIQLIFKEKSGGKKK
- the ftsY gene encoding signal recognition particle-docking protein FtsY, whose product is MLSWFKKKFTKQEAKKPSEDQKIPVAPREMGETTPQLDEDTITQVEESVSTAEHVEVEEPIDSSADSDTDLVERKITSQDELETSDNQTIELKDSIEQPTEPESSEIAASETPAEAEIVDQPDELPVSTEQAQEIERDLPEPETEVKSPLEVLGEPATKPKEKGFFSKLSDRLTRTRENFTYQLDSLFLGKKLIDADLLDDLEELLITADLGVSTTQEILDYARKKVKRDALSDPAALKDIIKEKLKSFIVDYQSDAALVMPDKGPFVIMVVGVNGVGKTTTIGKIAHKFKQSKQSVLLVAADTFRAAASSQLKIWGERNNVPVIAQHEGADPSSVVYDGIAHATAKGYDVVLVDTAGRLHTQTNLMEELKKIKRVMAKQLKGAPHEVMLVVDATTGQNGISQAKLFDAAVDLTGITLTKLDGTAKGGIVANICKELKTPIRFIGVGEQLEDLRDFDPDEFIEALFAGKEVS
- a CDS encoding aminoglycoside phosphotransferase family protein; amino-acid sequence: MKYSDKMHEAIENLLLEKQGTSKAEVRVKAMSSDGSIRRFWRVESGAGHRYVAVAPAKDAGEKECAEAVSSWKIGSHLQQVGVSVPEICGFDPRHYLLVYEDLGDVHLQSLIIRLDLNNDQDAVAAREYYRKTIDQLLTLQCDGVRGFCQDWCWDTPRYDRELMLERESGYFLRAFWQGLLKQEVPDGLIDEFGMLAEHVSGIPIDYLLHRDFQSRNVMITNGDARIIDYQGGRFGPLGYDLASLLIDPYVDLPNWFQRELFDYYHLQLSGMSGISKDEFYRQYLLLAIQRNLQIIGAFAFLSNVRGKLFFKDYIEPAVRSLTILVAEQMAVSDTPVCTVLAGVLKKARDILSEQ
- a CDS encoding DnaJ domain-containing protein, with the protein product MQYQRRQQPGCGGCLLIILLIVFVTGGAPALINFMGALFFSGIAGVLIFLALFWGFSFWVKRKVATYEQSQTESHNRFVWLLVHILVHIARIDGQITRDEVQTIQRFFQHNLRYNQTKMLWLKELIKQATASEVSLQTLLQEFKSNFAYEPRLILLELVYQVLYTKSTVPESELKIARDIAAFLDISVYDQRTIEAKYKYRSHQQTARTIDRAAQYYAVLGLEPEASEDEIKKAYRKLSMKYHPDKVRHLGDEFRNVAEEKMKEINAAYDFFKKQ
- a CDS encoding pyridoxal phosphate-dependent aminotransferase, whose product is MSISLKMKGFAEKSSWIRKMFEEGARLKAEFGAENVFDFSLGNPDAPPPAEFYDVIQRRAADTSPGVHSYMPNNGYPFVREAIAAKMSKEQQVTIDPADMLMTCGAAGGLNVVIKALLNPGEEVIILAPFFVEYHFYVDNHGGVTKIVETDEEFNLDLKAIEEAITEKTKAIIINSPNNPTGQVYSQEALKELGLLLDQAGKKFGTTIYMLSDEPYRKIIFDGFSVPSIFAAYRNSIIVSSYSKDLSLPGERIGYLAVHPEAEEKALLVGALNLANRILGFVNAPALMQRVVAELQEASVDNSIYSRRRDLFCKILDDAGFEYLPPKGAFYIFPKTPIEDDAKFCAILQEEKILAVPGRGFGKPGFMRLAFCVPDEVIANSAEAFKRAMAKAQSL